From Streptomyces sp. Edi4, one genomic window encodes:
- a CDS encoding ABC transporter permease — MNTLIKLEITRTLRNKKFMFFSVIYPSALYLLFAASQSSTDKVPGTDLTFPALYMVSMASFGAITAVLMGNSEKIAKEREKGWVRQLRLTTLPGRGYVLAKIASAAVVTLPCIVVVFLVAAATKGVRFDAWQWGALTVAIWAGSLCFAALGVAIGYVASGDAVRPITMIIYFGMSILGGLWMPSTVFPQWLQNIAEWLPTHAYAALGQAIELGDAPHGKDLAILVAYFLLFAGGAAWLYRKDTLKA; from the coding sequence ATGAACACGCTGATCAAGCTGGAAATCACCCGCACCCTGCGGAACAAGAAGTTCATGTTCTTCTCGGTGATCTACCCCTCGGCCCTCTACCTGCTCTTCGCGGCCTCGCAGAGCAGCACCGACAAGGTCCCGGGCACCGACCTCACCTTCCCCGCCCTCTACATGGTCTCGATGGCGTCGTTCGGCGCGATCACCGCCGTCCTCATGGGCAACAGCGAGAAGATCGCCAAGGAGCGCGAGAAGGGCTGGGTGCGTCAGCTGCGCCTGACCACCCTGCCGGGCCGTGGCTACGTCCTCGCGAAGATCGCCAGCGCCGCCGTGGTGACCCTGCCGTGCATCGTGGTCGTCTTCCTGGTGGCCGCCGCCACCAAGGGCGTACGGTTCGATGCCTGGCAATGGGGCGCGCTGACCGTCGCCATCTGGGCCGGCTCGCTCTGCTTCGCCGCGCTCGGCGTGGCCATCGGCTACGTCGCCAGCGGTGACGCGGTCCGCCCGATCACGATGATCATCTACTTCGGCATGTCGATCCTGGGCGGCCTGTGGATGCCCAGCACGGTCTTCCCGCAGTGGCTCCAGAACATCGCGGAGTGGCTGCCCACCCACGCGTACGCTGCCCTGGGACAGGCCATCGAGCTGGGCGACGCCCCGCACGGCAAGGACCTCGCCATCCTCGTCGCCTACTTCCTGCTCTTCGCGGGCGGCGCGGCGTGGCTGTACCGGAAGGACACCCTGAAGGCGTGA
- a CDS encoding sensor histidine kinase: MWQKLMWVGIWLAFMTAPVKDLLDGHHTTVPTVLGWLGLGGFVTVYLTLVLRHTARPLATTAGHILLGFLAALALTLSLTLGGPWLVLFVYVSVSCGATLPLALATWAILAATASMTVIGVRVDHVSGVVPSLVVPTLLGGFAMTGVRHLIRTSVELREARATVAQLAANEERLRMARDLHDLLGHSLSLITLKSELAGRMLPGDPGQAARQVADIEQVSRQALTDVRAAVAGYRRVTLPAELAGARTVLNAAGIQADVPTDAPQGLPAAEEEVLAWVLREAATNVVRHSGARHCAITLTEVQNLDGRFLELRVRDDGPGGSPSGPPVAGNGLTGLKERLEKVSGALEIEAGRKGFTLTARIPLIPEPSALPLGSGS, from the coding sequence ATGTGGCAGAAGCTGATGTGGGTCGGCATCTGGCTCGCGTTCATGACCGCGCCGGTCAAAGACCTGCTCGACGGCCACCACACCACCGTGCCCACCGTGCTCGGCTGGCTCGGCCTCGGCGGCTTCGTCACCGTCTACCTGACCCTGGTGCTGCGGCACACCGCCCGGCCCCTGGCCACCACCGCCGGCCACATTCTCCTCGGCTTCCTCGCGGCCCTGGCCCTCACGCTCTCGCTGACCCTCGGCGGTCCGTGGCTCGTGCTCTTCGTGTACGTGTCCGTCTCGTGCGGGGCGACACTGCCGCTGGCCCTCGCGACCTGGGCCATCCTCGCGGCGACGGCCTCGATGACCGTGATCGGGGTCCGTGTCGACCACGTCAGCGGTGTCGTGCCGAGCCTGGTCGTCCCGACGCTGCTCGGCGGCTTCGCGATGACGGGCGTACGCCATCTCATCCGTACCTCGGTCGAGCTGCGCGAGGCCCGCGCCACCGTCGCCCAACTCGCCGCGAACGAGGAGCGGTTGAGGATGGCGCGCGATCTGCACGACCTGCTCGGCCACTCCCTTTCGCTCATCACGCTGAAGAGCGAGCTTGCCGGGCGGATGCTGCCGGGGGATCCCGGGCAGGCCGCGCGGCAGGTGGCCGACATCGAGCAGGTGAGCCGCCAGGCCCTCACGGACGTACGGGCCGCCGTGGCCGGATACCGCAGGGTCACGCTCCCCGCCGAGCTGGCCGGCGCCCGCACCGTCCTGAACGCGGCGGGCATCCAGGCGGACGTACCGACCGACGCGCCCCAGGGGCTGCCGGCCGCCGAGGAGGAGGTGCTTGCCTGGGTCCTGCGCGAGGCGGCCACCAACGTCGTACGCCACAGCGGCGCCCGGCACTGCGCGATCACGCTCACCGAAGTGCAGAACCTGGACGGCCGGTTCCTGGAGCTGCGGGTCCGGGACGACGGCCCCGGCGGGTCCCCTTCCGGGCCGCCGGTCGCGGGCAACGGCCTGACCGGCCTCAAGGAGCGTCTGGAGAAGGTGTCCGGGGCCCTGGAGATCGAGGCGGGCCGCAAGGGCTTCACACTCACCGCGCGGATCCCGCTGATTCCGGAGCCGTCCGCGCTCCCTCTAGGATCCGGTTCATGA
- a CDS encoding response regulator transcription factor — MRFMIRLLLAEDQSMVREALAALLGLEPDMEVVAQAARGDEVLAAARAHAVDVALLDIEMPGLTGIEAAAALRRELPAVRIVILTTFGRPGYLRSAMESGADAFLVKDAPAAQLAAAVRTVLAGERVIDPTLAAAALAEGANPLTDRERDVLRAAQDGATNAELAASLCLSQGTVRNYLSMAIQKLAARNRAEAVRIAREKGWL, encoded by the coding sequence ATCCGGTTCATGATCCGACTTCTCCTGGCGGAAGACCAGTCCATGGTCCGCGAGGCCCTTGCCGCGCTGCTCGGCCTTGAGCCCGACATGGAGGTGGTGGCGCAGGCCGCGCGGGGGGACGAGGTCCTGGCGGCGGCCCGCGCCCACGCGGTGGACGTCGCGCTGCTCGACATCGAGATGCCGGGCCTGACCGGCATCGAGGCGGCGGCCGCGCTGCGCCGCGAACTGCCCGCCGTGAGGATCGTGATCCTGACCACCTTCGGGCGCCCCGGCTATCTGCGCAGCGCCATGGAGTCGGGCGCGGACGCGTTCCTGGTCAAGGACGCGCCCGCGGCCCAACTTGCCGCCGCCGTCCGCACGGTGCTCGCGGGGGAGCGGGTCATCGACCCCACGCTCGCGGCGGCCGCGCTGGCGGAGGGCGCCAACCCGCTGACCGACCGCGAGCGCGATGTGCTGCGCGCCGCCCAGGACGGCGCGACCAACGCCGAACTGGCCGCGTCCCTGTGCCTCTCGCAGGGCACGGTCCGCAACTACCTCTCCATGGCCATCCAGAAGCTCGCGGCCCGCAACCGGGCGGAGGCCGTGCGCATCGCCCGCGAGAAGGGCTGGCTGTAG
- a CDS encoding C39 family peptidase, translated as MTARSPHRGTPATARSTPATVHPVPYHAQWASPELVEAIVEGSLDAAEDPLWRAYGAESPGEYAWWSWRLCGVACLRMALEYWRGSAPTAMELARECLAAGAYVRREDGLDGLIYAPFASYAEERWGLKAVARPHLPLAELRRLIEAGHLALLSVHPSIRGLGPAPERRGGHLVLAVGADEDALVFHNPSGFKGRSQEFVSVGWGDLERFYAGRGVVLGPGTGRPER; from the coding sequence ATGACCGCCCGCAGCCCGCACCGCGGCACGCCCGCGACCGCCCGCAGCACGCCCGCGACCGTCCACCCCGTCCCCTACCACGCCCAATGGGCCTCGCCCGAACTGGTGGAGGCGATCGTCGAGGGCTCACTCGACGCGGCCGAAGACCCACTGTGGCGGGCCTACGGCGCCGAGAGCCCCGGGGAGTACGCGTGGTGGTCCTGGCGGCTGTGCGGGGTGGCGTGTCTGCGGATGGCCCTGGAGTACTGGCGGGGCTCGGCGCCCACCGCGATGGAGCTCGCCCGGGAGTGCCTGGCGGCGGGGGCGTACGTGCGCCGCGAGGACGGCCTCGACGGCCTGATCTACGCCCCGTTCGCGTCGTACGCCGAGGAGCGCTGGGGCCTGAAGGCGGTGGCCCGTCCGCATCTGCCGCTCGCCGAGCTGCGCCGGCTGATCGAGGCCGGTCATCTGGCGCTGCTCTCCGTCCACCCCTCGATCCGCGGGCTCGGCCCCGCTCCCGAACGCCGGGGCGGCCATCTGGTCCTCGCCGTGGGGGCCGACGAGGACGCCCTGGTCTTCCACAACCCTTCCGGGTTCAAGGGCCGGTCCCAGGAGTTCGTCTCCGTCGGATGGGGTGACCTGGAGCGGTTCTACGCCGGGCGGGGTGTCGTCCTCGGCCCGGGGACCGGGCGTCCCGAACGCTGA
- a CDS encoding transglutaminase-like domain-containing protein produces the protein MEPEVTDWRREFADQARAERPDVASLCLLLGAVADPTLGQRGIDAAHIELDRLAGLLPFGLTGARPWALALAQLLGGDHGFRGRAHDYERLESSLLHEVLRRRRGLPILLSVVWIEVARRAGAPVYGVALPGHFVVGFGAPEHRVLADPFDGGRLLAPSDAELLVAGATGAPLEETMLSPAEPLDIVARVLNNIRAWASARPERSDVALWAVELALLLPAHPARLRYERAEILVQRGDFLSGAAALDDYADVLEPVEPATAETVRRRARAARARLN, from the coding sequence ATGGAACCGGAAGTCACCGACTGGCGGCGGGAGTTCGCCGACCAGGCCCGCGCGGAGCGCCCCGACGTGGCGTCGCTGTGCCTGCTGCTGGGCGCGGTCGCCGATCCCACGCTCGGCCAGCGCGGCATCGACGCCGCGCACATCGAGCTCGACCGCCTCGCCGGCCTGCTCCCCTTCGGCCTGACCGGCGCCCGCCCCTGGGCCCTCGCGCTGGCCCAGCTTCTGGGCGGCGACCACGGATTCCGTGGCCGCGCGCACGACTACGAGCGCCTGGAGTCGTCCCTGCTGCACGAGGTGCTGAGGCGCCGCCGAGGCCTGCCGATCCTGCTCTCGGTGGTGTGGATCGAGGTGGCGCGAAGGGCCGGCGCGCCGGTGTACGGCGTGGCGCTGCCCGGCCACTTCGTCGTGGGTTTCGGGGCGCCGGAACACCGCGTCCTGGCCGATCCGTTCGACGGGGGCCGGCTGCTCGCCCCCTCGGACGCGGAGCTCCTGGTGGCCGGTGCCACGGGAGCGCCGCTGGAGGAGACGATGCTGAGTCCGGCCGAGCCGCTGGACATCGTCGCGCGCGTCCTGAACAACATCCGCGCCTGGGCCTCGGCCCGCCCCGAACGCAGCGACGTGGCCCTGTGGGCCGTGGAGCTCGCGCTGCTGCTGCCCGCGCACCCGGCCCGCCTGCGCTACGAGCGCGCCGAGATCCTGGTCCAGCGCGGCGACTTCCTGTCCGGGGCCGCCGCGCTCGACGACTACGCGGACGTGCTCGAACCGGTCGAACCGGCCACCGCGGAGACGGTACGGCGCCGGGCGCGGGCGGCGCGGGCGAGGTTGAACTGA
- a CDS encoding GNAT family N-acetyltransferase, translating into MEFTTGGRLEVRITAADTGKRVSVRRLGSSGTPGSLFIDTVGVLTAWDEGVLSITRKNGETVRIEESALVAGKVVPAAPARRRGPAASFAELAPVLARAWQPVESERLGEWTLRAAGGFTRRANSALPLGDPGLPLPDALARVTAWYAARGLPAYVQTATGAAGTQEELGAELERAGWEREVSAEVKIAALAPIGDLDADVSRVRLARTADQAWLSGYQRSPEPGEHVLRVLGTGPSVWFASVPGEGQTPAAIGRCVVDGRWAGFMAIEVDPARRRQGLASAVMSALARRALEEGASAAWLQVEHDNAGARALYEGQGFATHHHYHHFRSR; encoded by the coding sequence GTGGAATTCACCACCGGCGGACGGCTTGAGGTCCGGATTACGGCGGCCGATACGGGCAAACGCGTATCAGTCCGGCGCCTGGGCTCCAGCGGAACTCCAGGCTCCTTGTTCATCGACACCGTCGGCGTTCTCACCGCATGGGACGAAGGTGTGTTGTCGATCACACGAAAGAATGGTGAGACGGTGCGGATCGAGGAGTCCGCGCTCGTCGCGGGCAAGGTGGTCCCCGCGGCCCCCGCCCGCCGTCGCGGCCCGGCCGCCTCCTTCGCGGAGCTCGCGCCGGTCCTTGCGCGCGCATGGCAGCCGGTGGAGAGCGAGCGCCTGGGCGAGTGGACGCTGCGCGCGGCCGGTGGTTTCACCCGCCGGGCCAACTCGGCGCTCCCCCTGGGCGATCCCGGCCTGCCCCTGCCGGACGCCCTGGCGCGCGTCACCGCCTGGTACGCCGCCCGGGGGCTGCCCGCCTACGTCCAGACCGCGACGGGCGCCGCCGGCACCCAGGAGGAGCTGGGCGCCGAGCTCGAACGGGCGGGCTGGGAGCGCGAGGTGAGCGCCGAGGTGAAGATCGCGGCGCTCGCGCCGATCGGCGACCTGGATGCGGACGTCTCCCGGGTACGCCTGGCCCGCACCGCCGACCAGGCGTGGCTGAGCGGCTACCAGCGGTCGCCGGAGCCGGGCGAGCACGTCCTGAGGGTCCTGGGCACCGGGCCTTCGGTGTGGTTCGCCTCGGTCCCTGGCGAGGGCCAAACGCCCGCCGCGATCGGGCGGTGCGTGGTGGACGGACGCTGGGCGGGGTTCATGGCGATCGAGGTGGACCCGGCGCGGCGCCGCCAGGGCCTGGCGAGCGCCGTGATGAGCGCCCTGGCCCGCCGGGCCCTTGAGGAGGGCGCGTCGGCGGCCTGGCTCCAGGTGGAGCACGACAACGCGGGCGCCCGCGCGCTCTACGAGGGCCAGGGTTTCGCCACCCACCACCACTACCACCACTTCCGGTCGCGCTGA
- the fdxA gene encoding ferredoxin — protein MTYVIAQPCVDVKDKACIEECPVDCIYEGSRSLYIHPDECVDCGACEPVCPVEAIFYEDDTPDEWKDYYKANVEFFDELGSPGGASKLGLIERDHPFIAALPADINAEH, from the coding sequence GTGACCTACGTCATCGCGCAGCCTTGTGTCGACGTCAAGGACAAGGCGTGTATCGAAGAGTGCCCGGTCGACTGCATCTACGAGGGCTCCCGGTCCTTGTACATCCACCCGGATGAGTGCGTCGACTGCGGCGCCTGCGAGCCGGTGTGCCCGGTCGAGGCGATCTTCTACGAGGACGACACCCCGGACGAGTGGAAGGACTACTACAAGGCGAACGTGGAGTTCTTCGACGAGCTCGGCTCGCCCGGTGGCGCCTCCAAGCTCGGCCTGATCGAGCGGGACCACCCCTTCATCGCAGCGCTGCCGGCGGACATCAACGCGGAGCACTGA
- the dapC gene encoding succinyldiaminopimelate transaminase: protein MSAVSSRLPVFPWDKLEPYKATAAAHPDGIVDLSVGTPVDPVPELVRRALSEAADSPGYPTVWGTPAMREAIKGWLEKRLGARSVEHTNILPVVGSKELVAWLPTQLGLGAGDRVAYPRLAYPTYEVGARLCGAEPVVYDDPTDLDPTGLKLLWLNSPSNPTGRVLAKDELVRIVAWAREHGVLVFSDECYVELGWEAEPVSVLHPDVCGDGFEGVVAVHSLSKRSNLAGYRAAFIAGDADVLGELLQIRKHGGMMTAAPVQAATVAALGDDTHVQEQRARYAARRAALREALEGHGFRIEHSEASLYLWATRDEGCWETVKHLAELGILVAPGDFYGPAGERFVRVAFTATDERVEAAVKRLAR from the coding sequence GTGAGCGCAGTCTCCTCACGCCTTCCCGTCTTCCCCTGGGACAAGCTGGAGCCGTACAAGGCGACGGCGGCGGCCCACCCGGACGGCATCGTGGACCTGTCCGTGGGCACGCCCGTGGACCCGGTCCCCGAGCTCGTGCGGCGGGCGCTGAGCGAGGCGGCCGACTCGCCGGGCTATCCCACGGTGTGGGGCACGCCCGCGATGCGTGAGGCGATCAAGGGGTGGCTGGAGAAGCGGCTGGGCGCGCGCTCCGTCGAGCACACCAACATTCTGCCGGTGGTCGGCTCCAAGGAGCTGGTCGCCTGGCTGCCGACGCAGCTCGGTCTCGGCGCCGGCGACCGGGTCGCCTACCCGCGCCTTGCCTACCCGACGTACGAGGTCGGCGCCCGGCTGTGCGGCGCGGAGCCCGTGGTCTACGACGACCCCACGGATCTGGACCCCACCGGCCTGAAGCTGCTCTGGCTCAACTCGCCGTCCAACCCGACCGGCCGGGTGCTGGCCAAGGACGAGCTGGTGCGCATCGTGGCCTGGGCCCGCGAGCACGGGGTGCTCGTCTTCTCCGACGAGTGCTACGTGGAGCTGGGCTGGGAGGCCGAGCCCGTCTCGGTGCTGCACCCGGACGTGTGCGGCGACGGGTTCGAGGGCGTCGTGGCCGTCCACTCGCTGTCCAAGCGCTCCAACCTGGCGGGCTACCGCGCGGCCTTCATCGCCGGCGACGCGGACGTGCTCGGCGAACTGCTCCAGATCCGCAAGCACGGCGGCATGATGACCGCCGCGCCCGTGCAGGCGGCCACCGTCGCGGCCCTGGGTGACGACACCCACGTACAGGAACAGCGCGCCCGGTACGCGGCGCGGCGTGCGGCGCTGCGCGAGGCGCTTGAGGGCCACGGTTTCCGCATCGAGCACAGCGAGGCGAGCCTGTACCTGTGGGCGACCCGCGACGAGGGCTGCTGGGAGACGGTCAAGCACCTGGCTGAGCTCGGCATCCTCGTGGCGCCCGGCGACTTCTACGGCCCGGCGGGCGAGCGGTTCGTGCGGGTCGCCTTCACCGCGACCGACGAGCGCGTCGAGGCGGCCGTGAAGCGTCTGGCGCGGTAG
- a CDS encoding ATP-binding protein, with product MSLPLTRRIARAALLIAAGAAPVVGAAGSASAVELPQAAPNLGGLTQMDPSSVSNAVDGVTQKATGMAGNTGADAVKKAVPTAGRTVGQTGKVATPAAQKAAGDAASSAGDLLGSTAKTATQGGLPTGALPTQGLPNTGQLPLKSLPLG from the coding sequence ATGTCCCTCCCCCTGACCCGTCGGATCGCCCGCGCCGCGCTGCTCATCGCGGCAGGCGCAGCGCCGGTGGTCGGTGCGGCCGGCTCCGCAAGCGCCGTGGAACTCCCCCAGGCCGCGCCGAACCTGGGCGGCCTGACCCAGATGGACCCCAGCTCGGTCAGCAACGCCGTCGACGGCGTGACCCAGAAGGCCACCGGCATGGCAGGCAACACCGGAGCCGACGCCGTCAAGAAGGCCGTACCGACGGCGGGCAGGACGGTCGGGCAGACGGGCAAGGTGGCGACCCCGGCCGCGCAGAAGGCGGCCGGTGACGCGGCAAGCAGCGCGGGCGACCTGCTCGGCTCGACCGCCAAGACCGCCACCCAGGGCGGCCTGCCGACCGGCGCCCTGCCCACCCAGGGCCTGCCGAACACCGGCCAGCTCCCCCTGAAGAGCCTGCCGCTCGGCTGA
- the dapE gene encoding succinyl-diaminopimelate desuccinylase: protein MADTTLDLTADAPTLTARLVDFASVSGEERPLADAIEHELRKLAHLTVDRYGNNIVARTHLDRAERIILAGHIDTVPIADNVPSRLDENGILWGCGTSDMKSGVAVQLRIAQTVTAPNRDLTFVFYDNEEVAAHLNGLGRIAEAHPEWLAGDFAVLLEPSDTEVEGGCQGTLRVLLKTSGERAHSARGWMGSNAIHTAAPILAKLAAYEPRRPVIDGLEYREGLNAVGIEGGVAGNVIPDACTVVVNYRYAPDLTGEQALAHVREVFADCDIAEFVVDDHSGAALPGLSHPAAAAFMAAVGGTARPKFGWTDVSRFGELGVPAVNYGPGDALLAHKRDEHVAVERITRCEQRLRAWLTD from the coding sequence ATGGCCGACACCACGCTGGATCTCACCGCCGACGCCCCCACGCTCACCGCGCGCCTTGTCGACTTCGCCTCCGTGAGCGGCGAGGAGCGGCCGCTGGCGGACGCCATCGAGCACGAGCTGCGCAAGCTGGCGCACCTCACCGTGGACCGGTACGGCAACAACATCGTGGCGCGCACGCACCTGGACCGGGCCGAACGGATCATCCTGGCCGGGCACATCGACACCGTGCCGATCGCCGACAACGTCCCCTCCCGGCTCGACGAGAACGGCATCCTGTGGGGCTGCGGGACCAGCGACATGAAGTCGGGCGTGGCGGTGCAGCTGCGCATCGCGCAGACGGTGACCGCGCCCAACCGCGACCTGACCTTCGTGTTCTACGACAACGAGGAGGTCGCCGCCCACCTCAACGGCCTCGGCAGGATCGCCGAGGCCCACCCCGAGTGGCTGGCCGGCGACTTCGCGGTGCTCCTCGAACCCTCCGACACCGAGGTCGAGGGCGGCTGCCAGGGCACGCTGCGGGTGCTGCTGAAGACCAGCGGCGAGCGGGCCCACTCGGCGCGCGGCTGGATGGGGTCCAACGCCATCCACACGGCCGCCCCCATCCTCGCGAAGCTGGCCGCCTACGAGCCGCGCCGGCCCGTGATCGACGGGCTCGAGTACCGCGAAGGCCTCAACGCCGTGGGCATCGAGGGCGGCGTCGCGGGCAATGTGATCCCGGACGCGTGCACGGTCGTCGTCAACTACCGGTACGCGCCCGACCTCACCGGCGAGCAGGCTCTGGCCCATGTCCGCGAGGTCTTCGCCGACTGCGACATCGCCGAATTCGTCGTCGACGACCACTCGGGCGCCGCGCTGCCCGGGCTCTCGCACCCGGCCGCGGCCGCGTTCATGGCGGCGGTGGGCGGCACCGCGCGGCCCAAGTTCGGCTGGACCGACGTCTCGCGCTTCGGTGAACTCGGTGTCCCCGCCGTCAACTACGGGCCCGGCGACGCGCTGTTGGCCCACAAGCGCGACGAGCACGTCGCCGTCGAGCGGATCACCCGGTGCGAGCAGCGGCTGCGGGCCTGGCTCACGGACTGA
- a CDS encoding TIGR00730 family Rossman fold protein, which yields MANPEGASFPAEQRLEQRLGPVLRRRDQVQAGTTNQRLLDTEGDSQWVHTDPWRVMRIQSEFVEGFGALAELPSAISVFGSARTPAGSPEYEAGVRIGRALVDAGFAVITGGGPGAMEAANRGAREGNGVSVGLGIELPFEQGLNPHVDIGINFRYFFVRKTMFVKYAQGFVVLPGGLGTLDELFEALTLVQTRKVTRFPIVLFGTAYWGGLVDWLRDTVIAQGKASEGDLLLFHVTDDVDEAVTLVTKETGH from the coding sequence ATGGCCAACCCCGAGGGAGCGTCGTTTCCGGCGGAGCAGCGTCTTGAACAGCGGCTCGGACCGGTACTGCGCCGCCGCGACCAGGTGCAGGCCGGCACCACCAACCAGCGCCTTCTGGACACCGAGGGCGACTCGCAGTGGGTGCACACCGACCCATGGCGGGTCATGCGCATCCAGTCGGAGTTCGTCGAGGGCTTCGGCGCGCTCGCCGAACTGCCCAGCGCCATCAGCGTGTTCGGCTCGGCCCGCACGCCAGCCGGCTCACCGGAGTACGAGGCGGGCGTGCGGATCGGGCGCGCGCTGGTCGACGCGGGATTCGCCGTGATCACCGGCGGCGGCCCCGGCGCGATGGAGGCCGCGAACAGGGGCGCGCGCGAGGGCAACGGCGTCTCCGTGGGGCTCGGCATCGAGCTCCCCTTCGAACAGGGGCTCAACCCGCACGTCGACATCGGGATCAACTTCCGCTACTTCTTCGTCCGCAAGACCATGTTCGTCAAGTACGCGCAGGGCTTCGTGGTGCTGCCGGGCGGACTCGGCACCCTGGACGAGCTGTTCGAGGCGCTGACCCTGGTCCAGACCCGGAAGGTCACCCGCTTCCCGATCGTGCTGTTCGGCACGGCGTACTGGGGCGGGCTCGTGGACTGGCTGCGCGACACGGTGATCGCCCAGGGCAAGGCGTCCGAGGGCGATCTGCTGCTCTTCCACGTCACCGACGACGTGGACGAGGCCGTCACCCTGGTGACCAAGGAGACGGGTCACTAG
- the folP gene encoding dihydropteroate synthase has protein sequence MHSATDRGTLRLGRREFTAYEPVIMAIVNRTPDSFYDQGATFQDEPALARVEQAVAEGAAIIDIGGVKAGPGDEVTAEEEARRTVGFVAEVRKRFPDVVISVDTWRHEVGEAVCDAGADVLNDAWGGVDPKLAEVAARYGAGLVCTHAGGVQPRTRPHRTAYDDVMADILRVTVGLAERALDLGVRPDGIMIDPGHDFGKNTRHSLEATRRLQEMADTGWPVLVSLSNKDFVGETLDRPVKERVIGTLATTAVSAWLGARVYRVHEVAETRQVLDMVASIAGHRAPAVARRGLA, from the coding sequence ATGCACAGCGCAACGGACCGCGGCACGCTGCGGCTTGGCCGGCGCGAATTCACCGCGTACGAACCGGTGATCATGGCGATCGTGAACCGGACCCCCGACTCCTTCTACGACCAGGGCGCGACCTTCCAGGACGAGCCCGCGCTGGCCCGCGTCGAGCAGGCGGTCGCGGAGGGCGCGGCCATCATCGACATCGGCGGCGTGAAGGCGGGCCCCGGCGACGAGGTCACCGCAGAGGAGGAGGCGCGGCGCACGGTCGGGTTCGTCGCCGAGGTGCGCAAGCGGTTCCCCGACGTCGTCATCAGCGTGGACACCTGGCGCCACGAGGTCGGTGAGGCGGTCTGCGACGCGGGGGCCGACGTCCTCAACGACGCCTGGGGCGGCGTCGATCCGAAGCTGGCCGAGGTCGCGGCGCGCTACGGCGCGGGGCTCGTGTGCACCCACGCGGGCGGCGTGCAGCCGCGTACCCGGCCGCACCGGACCGCCTACGACGACGTGATGGCGGACATCCTGCGGGTCACCGTGGGCCTCGCGGAGCGCGCCCTGGACCTGGGGGTGCGCCCGGACGGGATCATGATCGACCCCGGGCACGACTTCGGCAAGAACACCCGGCACAGCCTGGAGGCCACGCGGCGCCTCCAGGAGATGGCCGACACCGGATGGCCGGTCCTGGTCTCGCTGTCCAACAAGGACTTCGTGGGCGAGACCCTTGACCGGCCGGTGAAGGAACGGGTGATCGGTACGCTCGCGACGACGGCGGTGTCGGCGTGGCTCGGCGCCCGGGTCTACCGCGTCCACGAGGTGGCCGAGACCCGCCAGGTCCTGGACATGGTGGCCTCGATCGCGGGCCACCGGGCGCCCGCGGTGGCCCGCCGGGGGCTGGCGTGA
- a CDS encoding DNA-3-methyladenine glycosylase I: MSEAAPGPDGRLRCPWGLSAEDYLTYHDTEWGRPVRGDDALYERLCLEAFQSGLSWITILRRREGFRKAFAGFEIAAVAEFTEADKERLMADAGIIRNRLKIEATIANARTLATWSPGELDGLIWSYAPDPATRPAPRTRLDVPAVTDESTALSKALKKRGVRFIGPTTAYALMQACGLVDDHLVDCVARGGA, from the coding sequence ATGAGCGAGGCCGCCCCGGGTCCCGACGGCAGGTTGCGCTGCCCCTGGGGGCTCTCCGCCGAGGACTATCTGACGTACCACGACACCGAGTGGGGCCGCCCGGTGCGCGGCGACGACGCGTTGTATGAACGGCTCTGCCTGGAAGCTTTCCAGTCGGGCCTGTCCTGGATCACGATTCTGCGCCGCAGAGAGGGCTTCCGGAAGGCGTTCGCCGGGTTCGAGATCGCGGCGGTGGCAGAGTTCACCGAGGCCGACAAGGAGCGCCTGATGGCGGACGCGGGCATCATCCGCAACCGCCTCAAGATCGAGGCCACCATCGCCAACGCGCGGACGCTCGCCACGTGGTCGCCCGGCGAACTCGACGGCCTCATCTGGTCCTACGCGCCCGACCCGGCGACCCGCCCGGCCCCGCGCACGCGCCTGGACGTGCCGGCCGTCACCGACGAGTCGACGGCCCTGTCCAAGGCCCTCAAGAAGCGCGGCGTGCGCTTCATCGGCCCGACCACGGCGTACGCCCTGATGCAGGCGTGCGGCCTGGTCGACGACCACCTCGTGGACTGCGTGGCACGGGGCGGTGCCTGA